The Micromonospora sp. NBC_00421 DNA window GCCGGCAGGTGCCCGGACGTCGACGGTGCCGCCACGGCCGACGGCACCCGGCCGCGACTGCCGGACGGCGATAACCGGACGCGGACCCGGCGACCTGCCAGGGGCGCGGCACCCGATCCGTGCCCGGACGGGGTTCGCCACGTGGGTCCGTTCACGGGTGCCGGGAAGCAGGACACACCGACCCTGATCACCTCCATCGCAAGGAGTGAGTCTCATGTACAGACGTAACTTCCTCAGGCTGGGCGTCGCCGGAGTGGCCACCGTGGGCGCGGGGTCCGTGTTCGGTCCCTGGCAGGCGCACGCCGGCCCGGTCCGTCCGCTCCGGGCCGCGCCGACCACGCCGTTCGCCGTGGGCGTGCGCCAGTACAACTGGGTGCGCGGCAGCCGCCGGATCACCACCTTCGTGTACTACCCCGCCACCGGTGCTCCCGGCGGTAATCCCGTCACCAACGCCCCCGTCGCCCCGGGCGTCTTCCCCGTCTGCGCCTACCAGCACGGCCTCGGCGGCACCCCGCAGGGCGCCCTGTCGGTCATCCGCCCGCTGGCTGCGGCCGGTTTCATCGTGCCCGCCGTCAGCGTGCCCAGCGTCGGCATCGGTGACACGTACAACGGCGAACTGCCCAGGGACAACTCCGAAGCCATCACCCGGACCCTTGCCCTCAACACCGCGGGTGACCCGTTGGCCGGCCACATCGACACCACCGTCGGGGTCGGCATGTCCGGGCACTCGATGGGCGGCATGACCACCCATGCGATGCTCACCGCCTTCCCCGACCCCCGGATCAAGGCCGCGATCCCGATGTCCTGTGTGGACATGGGCAATCCGAGCGGCAGTGTCCGTGCCAACGTGCTGTTCATCCACGGAGACCGGGACCCCACCTGCCCATACCCCTCGGCCCGCCAGGCGTATGCGGAGCTACCGGCCCCCAAGGCGTTCCTCACCTTCGTCGGTGGCGACCACGGCAACTTCTTCGGCAACGCCCTGTCCATGCGGACCTTCATCGACTGGATGCGGTGGAGCCTGTACGGCGACACCACCGCCCGCGACCGTCTCACCGCCGACGCGACGTCATCCACCACCAGGTGGGAGTTCGCCCCGGGCTCGACCGTGCCGCCGCCCACCTCCACCTTCTACGACCTGACAGCCCAGCACAGCGGCAAGGTCGCCGAGATCACCGGTGCCTCCACCACGGCCGGAGCCGCCCTCGTCCAGTGGCCGAGCAACGGCGGGCCGAACCAGCAATTCGAGTTCCTCGACGCCGGCGGGGGCTACTTCCGCATCAGGGCCCGCCACAGCGGCCTGGTGCTCCAGGTAGCCAACAACACCAGCGGTGCCGACATCACCCAACAGCCCGACACCAACGCGGCCAGCCAACAATGGCGCATAACCGACCATGGCGGCGGCGTGATCAGCCTCGTCAACCGGCAATCCGGCCTGGCCATGGACGTGTGGGAGAACTCCGCCACCGACGGCGTCCGCATCTCCCAGTACGCGTACTCCGGCAACCCGAACCAACGTTTCACCCGCCGACCCGTCTGACCCGGAAGCCCGTCGCCCCGGTGCCGGCCCGCGCCGGTACGGGGGCGACGGGCGGCCCGCCGACACCTTCTCGGCGGTCGTCGTCAGGACCGTGGGTGGACCGAGATCGAGGAGAATGGGTCGTGATCGAGGTGAACGGCCGCCGGTTGGCGGGCGACCCGTGGGCGATAGCCTCCCGACCGGCCAGGTGGCCCAGGGGCCCCGGCATGCGTGACGTCGCCGAGCTGGCAGGAGTGTCCTACCAGACGGTTTCCCGGGTGATCAACCGGCATCCGCACGTCGCGGCCGCAACCCGGCAGCGGGTGCTGGACGCGATGCAGAAGTTGCACTATCGCCGGAATCTCCTTGCCCGCGCGCTGGTCACACGGCGGTCCGGCACGGTGGGGATCATCGGCTGCGAGAGTTCGTTGTTCGGTCCGACCTCGATGCTGTTCGCGATCGAGAGCGCGGCCCGGGCGGCGGGTTACTCGGTGAGCGTCGCCAGCGCCCGCCACCTGGACCGCCGGTCGGTGCTCGATGCGGTGGACCGGCTCTGCCAGCAGTCGGTCGAGGGGATCATCACCATCGCGCCCAAGCCGGCGATGTCCGACGCGCTGACCGAGGCCCCGCCCACGGTGGCCTGCGTGACCGTGGGCGGGGGCAGCAGCGACGCGGTGCCGAGTACCCAGATCGACAACGTCGCGGGCGCGCGCCTGGCCAGCCGGCACCTGATCGAGCTGGGGCACCGCACCGTCCACCACCTGGCCGGGCCGGACGACTGGCCTGAGGCCGGCGAGCGGCTCCGGGGCTGGCGTGAGGCGTTGCAGGACGCCGGTCGACCGATCCCTCCCGTCATGTCGGGGAACTGGAGTGCCCGGGCGGGATACGAGCAGGGTGGGCGACTGGCAGCCGACCCGTGCGTGACGGCCGTCTTCTGCGCCAGCGACCAGTTGGCCCTCGGCGTGCTGCGGGCCCTGCACGAGGCCGGTCGACGGGTCCCCGAGGATGTCAGCGTGGTGGGTTTCGACGGGGTGCTCGACGGCGCGCACTATCTGCCGCCGCTGACCACCGTGCGCCAAGACTTCGCCGAGCTGGGTCGGCTCAGCCTGGGGCTCCTGCTGTCCCAACTGGACCCGGCCGGGGACCCTCCGACATCTCGGCGGCAACTGCTCGTTCCTGAGCTGGTGATCAGGCGTAGCACGGCACGACCTCGTCACCGGGAATGAGCGAGGCTCTCCGCGTCGCGTAACCGGAAGCTCCCGCCACCCCTTGTTCGGATATGACGTGACATGGCGTCGTGCCATGGAGATTCAGGCACGACTCGTTCTGGGCGTGCTCGACGGAACGCAGCCCCGATACCATGGCATCAAGATCCGATAAACCTGGACGACGTGCGGCCCCCGAGCGCGCCTACCGAGACCGCGCTCGAATTCATGGAGCGGCTCGACCAACGTTCACCATCATCGTGCTCACCGACGCGGCCAGACGATAGATCCCCACCGGTGATCCGGTGGTCGCCGGAGCAGAGAACACGGTGCAGAGGTGACCGCCCCCTGCCGAACGGCACGTGCACGGTTGCCTACCGGGTCGTCTCCACCAACGGGCACCCGGGGCAGGGGTCGTACCCGTTCACGGTGGCCGACCCGAACTCCACCGTCCCACCGGTCGCCAGCCCGCCGACGGACACCCCGCCCGCTGCCGCGACGGTGAAGGACGACCGAGGTCCGGGCGTCGGCGTCCTCCTCGTCGCCGGTTCCACCCTGACCGTCCTCGTCGTGCTGGTGGGTGGGCTGCGGCGGCGGGCGGCCCGCCGTTGGCCAGACCCCCGCTCCCGCGATCGCGGCACATTCTCCGAGGGGATCCCTGAACGCGTGGCAGGCCGGGTCCCGCCGTGCCTCGGTGTCGGTCTCGGGACGCCAGGGTGACGACGACCTGCGGGAGAGACGCCTGGCAGTCAGCTACCGGTGTGGGCCGGTCGAATGACGGTGAAGACGGCTCCCGCCGGGTCGGCGAGCGCGCAGACCCGACCGGTCACCACGTCGCGCGGCGGCACCAGCAGTCGGCCACCGCCCCGCTGGGCCCGCTCGGCGAGGTCGTCCGGGTCCGCCACGGCCAGATAGACCATCCAGCCGGCAGGCAGCAGGGTATCCAGCGGCGGAGGCGTGGCGAGCCGGCCGGCGACCGGCGCGACGTCGCCGACGAGCAGGGCGTACGAGTCGTCGGGGGCACCGGGTGGCACGCTGGACCGCAGGCCCAGGGCGGCAGTGTGGAACCGGTCCGCTCCGGCCGGGTCGGTCGTCATGTACTCGTACCAGCAGGGCCGACCGAGGCCCGGGACCACCGGGGCCGGTACGGTGCGCAGCCGGAAGCTCCCGCCCAGCGGGTCGTGCACCTCGTCGCCGGTCAGCCGGGCGCCGGCCGCGCCGGCGGCGGCCCGGACGGTGGCCTCGTCAGCGGTGCCGAAGACAGTCCACCAGCGGGCCGGGGCAGGACCGAACCGCAGCTCGGCGGCGGGAACCCCGCCGGCGGACGCGGTGCAGCCGTCGGCGGTGGTCTGGTACGTCCAGCCCAACAGGTCCTGGTAGAAGGTACGGGCAGCGTCGAGATCGCTCGTGACAAGTTCGGCGCCGGTGGGGAACGGCCTTGTCCGGGGTGCGTTCACCTGAGTCTCCAAACCGGGCGGTTGATCAGGGTTCAGGATGCCCCACGACTGTCCCGGCCGCGCCGCCGCCCTGCCGCAAATCGAACGTTCGACCGAGCAGTTCGTCCAATGGGGCCGGTCGGCCCAGGTGGTAGCCCTGGCCGGCGTCTACGCCCAGCATCCGCAGCGCCGGCACCAGCGCGGCACGCTCCACCGACTCGGCGACGGTTCGCATGCCCAGGCCGTGCGCGGCGCGGACGACCGCGTCGATGAGCACGGGATCGGCGCCGCCGTGATCCGCCTGGCGGACGAAGTCGCCCGCGATCTTGACCGTGCTGAAGGGGAGGTGCTTGAGATAGGCGAACGAGCCGAACCCGGCGCCGAAGTCGTCCAGGCTCAGCCGGCAACCCGCGTCGCGCAGGGTGCTGGCGAGGTGCCGCACCGCGGCGACATTGGTGATCGCCGCGGTCTCGGTGATCTCCAGGCCGAGCCGGCTCGCGTCGATACCGGCCGCGCGCAGGGTGCGCACCACCCAGTCACCGAAGCCCGGCGATTCCAGGGAACGAGCCGAGATGTTGACGTCGAAGCACATTCCCGCCGTCATGGCCTTGGGGTGGGCCAGCGCCTCCGTGGCGGTGAACACCACCCACCGGTCGAGCTCACCGATGAGGTCGTCACGTTCCACCGTCGGCAGGAACTCCGCCGGTGACAGGCTGGGCTCCCCGCCGTCCCGCAGCCGGATGAGCAGCTCGCGGCTGACCACTTCCCCGGTCGACAGGTCGATGATCGGCTGGGCGTCCAATCGCATCCGGTTCTCGTCGAGGGCCTTGCGGACCCGGGTCACCACGTTGACGCGCTGCACGGCGTGCCGGTACTGCTCCGGCAGGTAGAGCCTGGCCCGGTTGCGGCCGGCGTTCTTCGCCTCATACAGGGCGAGGTCGGCGTGGGCGAGCACGGCGTCGCGGGTGTCGCCCGGTTCCAGCGAGGCGGCACCGATGCTCAGGGTCACCCGCAGCCCGGTGCCGGCCAATGGCACGGGCGTGCGGACACTGGCGTCGCAGAGCCGCTCGGCGACGGCGAGGGCGTCCTCGGCGTACGCCCCCGGCAGGACGACCGCGAACTCGTCGCCGCCCAGGCGGCCCAGCACCGTGCCGTCGGGCAGCTCGTGCAGCAGCCGCCGGGCCAGGACGCGCAGCACGTCGTCGCCGACCGCGTGCCCGTGCACGTCGTTGATGTCCTTGAAGTTGTCGATGTCGATCAGCAGCAACGCCGCGGACCGTTCCCGCAGCTCGGCGATCAGGTCGTCGAGGCGGGCCAGCAGGGCACGGCGGTTCGGCAGATCGGTCAGCGGGTCGCGTTCGGCCAGCTTGGTCAGCTCGTCCTGCACCCGCCGCATCGCGGTGATGTCGTGGGCGGTGCCCAGGACGCGCGCCGGCGCCCCAGCGGCATCGGGGAAGACCTCGCCGTAGCACTCGAAGACGCGTAGTGTCACGCCGTCGGCGAGGTACATCCGATGCGTGTAGGAGAACGAGCCGCCGTCGCGCAGGGCCTTCTCCAACGTCCGTTCGATCATCGCAACGTCGTCCGGGTACAACATCTGCCGGTAGGAGTCGTAGTCGAGGTGCGCATCAGCAGGCAGACCGAACATCTGCAGCAGCACGTCGCTCCAGACGACCTCACCGGTCAGTACGTTCCACTCCCAGGTGCCCACCTTGGCGAGTTGCTCGAGGTGGGCCAGCCGCCACCGGTAGTTGCGCCCACGGTCGCGTTCCTGCCGCTCGGCGCTGACGTCGCGCAGCTCGTACAGGCGCAGCGGTTGCCCCTCGTGCTCCATGCCGTGACATCGCACCCGTAACCACCTGGTGGCCCCGTCGGCACCTCGCACCGGGAGGTCCACCGCGGGCCCGTCGGGCCCGATCTGCCCCAGCGGCAACTCTGCCAGCCCGACACCCAACTGGTGACCGGCCGGGTTGCACCAGAGACAGCGGCCGTCCGGGGCCATTATCGCCAAGGCGGTGGAGGCGGTGTCCGCCGCGAGTCCCGGCAGCATGCTCACCTAGGGCTACCCACTTCCCTTCGCCGAGCAGGGCACAGCACGGCCACGGCTGACGGACGGTCATCCTATCGCGACGGGCAGTCTAGCGGCCGTCCGGACGGTCCGCTCAGGGCGTCGGCGGCGAGAGCGGCGGGACCGGTCGCGATGCTGTTCGATCGGGCTCGTGGTGACGGGTTGGAGCTGACCGGTGAGGGCGGGCTGTGGCAGCAGTCATGAGGGCACCCCGTGGTGGTCGGCCGATGGCACGTCCGAGGGTCGCGCCGCCGGGCCGGACGGCACGGGTCCGGTGATCTCGGCCGCGGCTTCGGCTATCCCGCAGACCGGCACGTGAGGTCAGCGGCCATTGATGTCGGTGGCTTGCGCGCGGCACGGTGGCGTGGCAGGAGGAAGGGGCCTCCGGAACGAACAAAGGACTCTGGACCGGATCAGCAGGTGGTGAGCATGCCGACACGCCACCGCGACGTACAGGCCGCGCCGGGCCGGTCGCCGGAGCCGGCTCGTCTTCGCCCGCCGCGACGGCGGTAAACGGGGACGATCTCCCGACGACAACGGCGCCGGATTACGCGTCCGGCGTGATGTCGGTGGAAAAGGCCACCTCGCAGCCGTTCTCGACATCGGCGGTCAGCGCGTCGATGCGGGCCTTCGCCGACCCGTACGAGTCGGAGCCGAGTAGCTGGTGCAACGGGGCCTTGCCGTCGGCGGCCACTTCGATGATCGCGGCGGCGGCCTTGACCGGGTCGCCGAGCTGGGTGCCGGGCATCGCCTGACGCGCCTCGGTCATCTCCCGGATCGCCTGGTAACCGTCAATCGTGGCCGACGGCAGGCAGAGAGATGGTAGGCAGGAAGTCGGTGCGCGTGTAACCGGGCTCGATGAGATTCACGTCGGTGCCGAAGCCGGAAACCTCGGCGGCCAGTGCCTCGGTGAGGCCTTCCAGGGCGTACTTTCCGGCGCAGTAGAGACCCCAGCCTGGGAACGCGGTCATGCCGAGGATCGACGAGATGTTGATGATGCGACCGCCGCGCCGGGCCCGCATGGCCGGCAGCACGGCCCGTAGCACGTTCCAGACTCCGAAGATCTGTACGTCGAACATCTGCCGGGCCTCGGTGTCGGAGACCTCCTCGACCGCGCCGAGGAAGCCGTAACCGGCGTTGTTGACCACCACGTCGATCTGACCGAACCGCTGGGTGGACTTCTCCACGGCCGCCGCGACGGCCGCCTCGTCGGTGAGGTCGAGCTCGAGGATCAGCAGCCGGGACCGATCGGCTTCGCCGAGCGCCTCGTCGAGGCGCCGCGCCGTGCGGGTGGTCGCGGCCACGGTGTCGCCGCGACGCAGCAGTTGGGTGACCAGCTTTGGCCGGGCGGGGAGCGGTCGTCGTCGCCCACTTCGGCACCGACCGCGAGGGCGCTGCGGCGACCGTCGACCGGATCGGGCGGGACGGGGGAACGGCGTACGCCGTCGGCGCGGAACTGGGTGTGGACGGCGACGTCGAGACGTTGTTCGCGGGGGTCGAGGCGTGCCTGGCCGGACGGCCACTGGACATCCTCGTCAACAACGCGGCGGCACCACCCGCCGACCCGCTCGGTGTCACCACCCGGGCTGCCTTCGACCACCTGTTCGCGGTCAACGTCCGCGCACCGTACTTCGTCATCGAACGGGCGTTGCCCCTGCTGAGCGACGGCGGGCGGGTCATCACGATCTCTTCCGTGGCGACCCGGACGGCCAACGCCGGCCAGACGTCGTTCGCCATGACCAAGGGCGCGGTGGAGACGATGACCCGGACCCTGGCCCAGCAGCTCGGGGCCCGGGGCATCACGGTGAACGCGGTCGCGCCCGGCGCCACCCGGACCGCGACCAACGGGCCGGTCTTCGCCACGCCGGGCCTGGCCGCGCTGATCACCTCGATGACGGCACTGGACAGGTTGGGTGAGCCCAGTGACGTCGCCGACGTGGTCGCGTTCCTCGCCTCCGACACCGCGCGTTGGGTCACCGGGCAGGTCATCGACGCCAGCGGCGGGCACTTCCTCGGCCCGCCCGCCTGACCACCGGTCGGTTCAGGCCGGGGCCGGGTGGTCCGCCTCGAACCGTTCCCGGGTGAGGAAGGCCAGCTGGGCCCGCTTGTCGGGCATGTCGATCTCCTCGGCGAAGGTGAACCCCTCCCGCTGCAGCCGGTGCAGTGCGAACCGGTTGCGTACGTCGGGCTCGACCACGATCCGCAGGCGGGTGGGGTCGCGGAACAGGAACCGGGCCAGCGCCGGACCGATCGCGGCGGTGAGCCCGCGCGGCGGGCGACGCCCGGGGGCGAGCAGCAGGTGCATGCCGATGTCGCCGGGACGCACCCGGTAGCGCTCGCCGACCGGGTCGGCCTCCGGCTGGTAGCTCTGGAACAGGCCGACCGGCGTGCCGTCCAGTTCGATCAGGTACGCATGGTGGGTGCTCAGCCCGTCGACGAACGTGTAGGTCTCGCGTACCTCCTCGACGGTGTGCGACCCCATGCCCCAGAACGCCGCGCGGGGCTCGGTCACCCAGCCGTGCAGCAGCGCGGCGTGGGCGGCCGGGTCGACCACGGTGAGGGTCAGCTCACCGAAGCCGGGGATCTTCTCCTGGTAGGTCACGGGGTCCTCGTCTCGGGGGGAACGGGTCAGGGTGCGCCAGTCGGTCTCGACGGGGATCAGCCCACCGGTGGCCCACAGCGGGAGCTGGTCGGCGAAGTGCGGGTCGTCGGGGCGGCCGGAGACACCGAAGGGGACGATCCACCGGCTCGCCGCCCGGTCGGTCAGGTCCCACACGTACCGGGCGACCGGCCCCCGCCAGCACGCGTCGGAGACCCCGGGCACGCTGGAGGTGGCCAGCACACAGTCGGTGTCGCCGCCGAGGGCGGTGCCGTCGCGCATCGCGGCGACCCGGTCCGCGACCGCCGGGGACACCCCGAGGTGCAGCGGGTGCAGCAGGTGCCGCCGTCCCCAGGCGTCGGGAGGGTCACCGGCCGCGACCTCCTCCAGCGCGGCGGCGGCGAGCGGCTCGACCGCGCCACCGAGGCGGGGAAGCCCGGCGACCACCCCCTCCACGGCGTGCCCGATCCGGGCCAGCGGGTCGGTCCACGGCGTGAAGAGCGGGTCGTAGCCGCCGGGGGCGTGCAGGGGAGCCAGGGCCGGGTGCGCGGCGAGCCGGCGGACCAGCGCGGCCCGCCAGGCGGCGAACGCCCCGGCGTCGACGCTGTCGGGGTCCATCCGGCCGTCCCAGCCGGTCAGCCGGTCCCGCAGCCGCCGGGCCGGCCCGCTGAGCGGTCCCGGGTCGAGCCGGTCGAGCAGACCGCGCAGCACCGTCGACCCCCGCCGGGTGTCCATGTGTACGGCGGGCGCGGCGACGCCCTCGGCGAGCAGCTCGCGGATCCGGTGGGCCCGGTGTGGCGGGGCGAAGTCGACACCGAGGTCGGCCACGTCGTCACGCCTGTCGTTGGCGCAGACCGCCGGTCCACCGACGGCTACCGGTTTGGTGGCGGCGTAGTCGCCGCGCCACCGGTAGCGGGGGTCCCAGCCGGGCACCGGTTCCCGCCGGCACCTGTCGTCGCGGTGGGGCACCAGACCGGCGACGAGCTGCTGCACCGTTCCGTGCCGGTCGGCGACGAGCACGCTGTTGACCGGTTCGACCCAGCCGCGCAGCGCGTCGGCGACGTCGTCGGCGGTCCGGGCCCGCAGCAACGGCAGCAGCGCGTCGAAGCCGAGACTCCCGGTCACCCGGGCCGGGGTGCGCAGGCTGAGCGCCTCCCCGGTGTGCCGGTCGTGGTCGATCACCGGGCCGCGCGGGGTCTCGATGATCTCGACGGTCTCGGTCGCGCCGCCGCGTACCTCGATCCGCTCGACGTGCCGGTGGGCCGGCACCCAGCCGTCGGCGTCGCGGACCAGCACCCGGTCGCCGTCGCGGCGCAGCTGCTCGCGATAGAGGTCCTGGTAGTCGGCCATCGCGTTGGTGACCGCCCAGGCGACGTCGCCGGCGTGCCCGAAGTGCGGCAGCCCGGGCACCCCGGGGAAGGCCAGTCCGACCACGTCGAACTCGGGGCAGGCCAGCCGGATCTGCTGGTAGATGCCGGGCAGTTCGAGCAGCCGGTGCGGGTCGCCGGCGATCACCGGCGCGCGGCCGGTCACCGGGTCGGCGGGCAGCGCCCAGGCGTTGCTGCCCGAGCCACCCGGCCCCTCGACGGCGAACAGGTCACGGGCGGCCGGGCCGAGGGTGGCGGCGACGTGGGCGTGCCACAGCTTCTGCGGGAAGGTGCCGAACAGGATGTGCTGGACGGCGAAGACGCCAAGCGGTGACCAGGGCCGCCACCGGCCGGGGGTGCTGCCGGTGGCGGCGAACTCCGGTGCCGCCGCCGCGCCGGCGGGGAGCGCGTCGTTGACCCCGTCGGCGTACGCGGTGACCCAGCGCCGGGTGGCCGGGGTGAGCCGGTCGAAGCAGCGCCGGGCGGTGTCGTCGAGGCGGGCCCGCCGGGCGAACCGGTCCCAGTCGCGCTCGGCGGGGCCGACGTGGGCGGCGAGCCGGCCCTCGGCCCGCCAACGCTCGACCTCCACCTGCCAGGCCCGGTCGGTCGCGGCCACCCGCCCCTGCCACCGGGCCAGCTCGTCGACGGTCTCCGCCCACAGGTGCGGTACGCCCGACCGGTCGCGGCGTACGCCGACGGCCGGACGCCCGCCCGGCGGGGTGCCGGTCCCACTCTCCACAGGACTCCCTAGATAAGTTACCCTCGCCTAACTTAGGCGGACCTTACCTGGAGGGCGTGTGAAACGGAACTGGGAGGCCCTGGTGCTCAAGGCCATGGGCGGCCGGGACTTCCGGCTGACCGTGCGGGGCACGGAGTCGGTAGGCGGGCACTACAAGCGTCTGCTGATGGACGACGGCGGCCTGCTGGCGGCGGGCAAGGTGCACCCCACCATGTGGATCCGACTCTGGTTCGACGACGCCGGCCGCCCGCACCAGCGGGCGTACACCCTGGTCGACCCGGAGCCGGCGGCCGGCCGGTTCACCCTCGAGTTCGCCCTGCACGACGGCTGCGCGGCCCGCTGGGCGAGCAGCGCGCAGGTCGGCGACACCATCGTCGCCACCCTCCAGGGCAGCGCCTTCGCCCTGCCCGACCCGGCACCCGCCCACCTCTACCTGGTCGGCGACGCCTCCTCGCTGCCGGCGGTGAACAGCCTGCTCGACGCCGCCCCCGGGATCCCCGCCACGGTCTGGCTGGAGTACGCCTCCGACGGGGAACGGACGCTCGCCCCGCGCGCCCGCGACCACCACCGGGTCACCTGGGTCCCACGCGGCGAGGACGGGCGGCAACTCCTGGATGCCGTCCGCGCCGCGCTGCCGGCCGCGCCGGACGCCCACTACTGGGTGGCCGGTGAGGCGGCCAGCACCCGCGCCCTCACCCGGCACGTCCGGCGTACCCTCGGCGTGGGCAAGCAGCAGCTCACCGCGCTGGGCTACTGGAGCGCCAGTTGAAGGGACGCCTCGGCACGCTCACCACGCTCTACGTCACCCAGTACCTCGGCATCGGGTTCATCACCGTCGGGCTCACCGCCATCCTGCGCGACGGCGGGACCTCGCTGGACACCCTGGCTCTGCTCCAGTTCGTCGGCCTGGTCTGGCCGCTCAAGTTCCTCTGGGCGCCGCTGGTCGACAGGTACGGCTCCCGTCGGCACGGCCACTACCGGTCCTGGCTGCTGCCGTTGCAGGCCGGGCTGGTGCTGACCCTGCTGGCGCTGTTGCCGTTCGCCGACCCGACCCGGCAACTCGGCCCGGTGGTGGCGATCTGCGCCGCCTACGTGTTCCTCTCCGCCACCCAGGACATCGCCGTCGACGCGGTCGCCGTACGGGTGCTGTCCGAGGGGA harbors:
- a CDS encoding RICIN domain-containing protein; amino-acid sequence: MYRRNFLRLGVAGVATVGAGSVFGPWQAHAGPVRPLRAAPTTPFAVGVRQYNWVRGSRRITTFVYYPATGAPGGNPVTNAPVAPGVFPVCAYQHGLGGTPQGALSVIRPLAAAGFIVPAVSVPSVGIGDTYNGELPRDNSEAITRTLALNTAGDPLAGHIDTTVGVGMSGHSMGGMTTHAMLTAFPDPRIKAAIPMSCVDMGNPSGSVRANVLFIHGDRDPTCPYPSARQAYAELPAPKAFLTFVGGDHGNFFGNALSMRTFIDWMRWSLYGDTTARDRLTADATSSTTRWEFAPGSTVPPPTSTFYDLTAQHSGKVAEITGASTTAGAALVQWPSNGGPNQQFEFLDAGGGYFRIRARHSGLVLQVANNTSGADITQQPDTNAASQQWRITDHGGGVISLVNRQSGLAMDVWENSATDGVRISQYAYSGNPNQRFTRRPV
- a CDS encoding putative bifunctional diguanylate cyclase/phosphodiesterase; amino-acid sequence: MEHEGQPLRLYELRDVSAERQERDRGRNYRWRLAHLEQLAKVGTWEWNVLTGEVVWSDVLLQMFGLPADAHLDYDSYRQMLYPDDVAMIERTLEKALRDGGSFSYTHRMYLADGVTLRVFECYGEVFPDAAGAPARVLGTAHDITAMRRVQDELTKLAERDPLTDLPNRRALLARLDDLIAELRERSAALLLIDIDNFKDINDVHGHAVGDDVLRVLARRLLHELPDGTVLGRLGGDEFAVVLPGAYAEDALAVAERLCDASVRTPVPLAGTGLRVTLSIGAASLEPGDTRDAVLAHADLALYEAKNAGRNRARLYLPEQYRHAVQRVNVVTRVRKALDENRMRLDAQPIIDLSTGEVVSRELLIRLRDGGEPSLSPAEFLPTVERDDLIGELDRWVVFTATEALAHPKAMTAGMCFDVNISARSLESPGFGDWVVRTLRAAGIDASRLGLEITETAAITNVAAVRHLASTLRDAGCRLSLDDFGAGFGSFAYLKHLPFSTVKIAGDFVRQADHGGADPVLIDAVVRAAHGLGMRTVAESVERAALVPALRMLGVDAGQGYHLGRPAPLDELLGRTFDLRQGGGAAGTVVGHPEP
- a CDS encoding SDR family oxidoreductase, translated to MAGRGAVVVAHFGTDREGAAATVDRIGRDGGTAYAVGAELGVDGDVETLFAGVEACLAGRPLDILVNNAAAPPADPLGVTTRAAFDHLFAVNVRAPYFVIERALPLLSDGGRVITISSVATRTANAGQTSFAMTKGAVETMTRTLAQQLGARGITVNAVAPGATRTATNGPVFATPGLAALITSMTALDRLGEPSDVADVVAFLASDTARWVTGQVIDASGGHFLGPPA
- a CDS encoding GNAT family N-acetyltransferase, producing the protein MTYQEKIPGFGELTLTVVDPAAHAALLHGWVTEPRAAFWGMGSHTVEEVRETYTFVDGLSTHHAYLIELDGTPVGLFQSYQPEADPVGERYRVRPGDIGMHLLLAPGRRPPRGLTAAIGPALARFLFRDPTRLRIVVEPDVRNRFALHRLQREGFTFAEEIDMPDKRAQLAFLTRERFEADHPAPA
- a CDS encoding siderophore-interacting protein, translated to MKRNWEALVLKAMGGRDFRLTVRGTESVGGHYKRLLMDDGGLLAAGKVHPTMWIRLWFDDAGRPHQRAYTLVDPEPAAGRFTLEFALHDGCAARWASSAQVGDTIVATLQGSAFALPDPAPAHLYLVGDASSLPAVNSLLDAAPGIPATVWLEYASDGERTLAPRARDHHRVTWVPRGEDGRQLLDAVRAALPAAPDAHYWVAGEAASTRALTRHVRRTLGVGKQQLTALGYWSAS
- a CDS encoding VOC family protein; amino-acid sequence: MNAPRTRPFPTGAELVTSDLDAARTFYQDLLGWTYQTTADGCTASAGGVPAAELRFGPAPARWWTVFGTADEATVRAAAGAAGARLTGDEVHDPLGGSFRLRTVPAPVVPGLGRPCWYEYMTTDPAGADRFHTAALGLRSSVPPGAPDDSYALLVGDVAPVAGRLATPPPLDTLLPAGWMVYLAVADPDDLAERAQRGGGRLLVPPRDVVTGRVCALADPAGAVFTVIRPAHTGS
- a CDS encoding SDR family NAD(P)-dependent oxidoreductase, which codes for MAATTRTARRLDEALGEADRSRLLILELDLTDEAAVAAAVEKSTQRFGQIDVVVNNAGYGFLGAVEEVSDTEARQMFDVQIFGVWNVLRAVLPAMRARRGGRIINISSILGMTAFPGWGLYCAGKYALEGLTEALAAEVSGFGTDVNLIEPGYTRTDFLPTISLPAVGHD
- a CDS encoding copper resistance protein CopC codes for the protein MASCHGDSGTTRSGRARRNAAPIPWHQDPINLDDVRPPSAPTETALEFMERLDQRSPSSCSPTRPDDRSPPVIRWSPEQRTRCRGDRPLPNGTCTVAYRVVSTNGHPGQGSYPFTVADPNSTVPPVASPPTDTPPAAATVKDDRGPGVGVLLVAGSTLTVLVVLVGGLRRRAARRWPDPRSRDRGTFSEGIPERVAGRVPPCLGVGLGTPG
- a CDS encoding LacI family DNA-binding transcriptional regulator, with product MRDVAELAGVSYQTVSRVINRHPHVAAATRQRVLDAMQKLHYRRNLLARALVTRRSGTVGIIGCESSLFGPTSMLFAIESAARAAGYSVSVASARHLDRRSVLDAVDRLCQQSVEGIITIAPKPAMSDALTEAPPTVACVTVGGGSSDAVPSTQIDNVAGARLASRHLIELGHRTVHHLAGPDDWPEAGERLRGWREALQDAGRPIPPVMSGNWSARAGYEQGGRLAADPCVTAVFCASDQLALGVLRALHEAGRRVPEDVSVVGFDGVLDGAHYLPPLTTVRQDFAELGRLSLGLLLSQLDPAGDPPTSRRQLLVPELVIRRSTARPRHRE